The Bdellovibrionales bacterium genome segment TGTTGATCGGCCTTAAAACGGGGGCGGGTTACGGCCTTACCCTCATGGTTGTATCTGAATATACTGGCGGCCAAAATGGAATAGGCTACTTTATTTGGCGATCTTGGGATCTCTTCAAAATATTAGACCTTTACAGTGGAGTTATTTTCATAGGTGTCGCGGGTCTTCTGATCAATTCACTATTTGACTACGCAATCAATAAGATAAGTCGCCAATATGCTCTCTGAACCCTTCTCATGGAGGCCTCTCCCTCTGTTTGATTGGCTCTGTTCGATCGGTTCTATTTGAACGCTCGGCCTATTTATGGTAGATCACATCAACTCTAGGATTCTCGCTGGTTCCCCAGCCAAATCTTTCTAATAAACCAAGCCGCCTTCTCTACCCAAGACAATCTCGCCGCCAAGAAACTTTTGCACACCTCAGCCATCTGCTCATAGGACACTCCTTTGGATTCCTCTCCAAACTTTACGTCCGTCAGATGAATGAGGATCAGCTCGCTGGAGGGAAACAAAATGAGATGCTGTCCTCCAAAGCCCCAGCTTGAAAAAACCGGCTCTTTAAAAAGATTTTGTCCAAAGTGTCTACCTCCTGGAGAGGTCCACCACAATAAACCGAATCCTCCAAGCCGTCCCAAATCAGAGTAGGTGCTTGTGCTCAGATGAATCCAAGGTTTGCTCAAAAGGTTTTTTCCGTTCACTGGGCTACCGAGCATAACCCGCCCATATTCTGCTAATTCGACTGCCGATGTTCGCAAACCAAAACTTGAATAACGATGCTCCTTATCACTCAGAACAGAGTGCCGATCCCTTTTGGGAATTCCAAGGGGAAAAAGAAGTCTCTTGTCAATTGCACTTGCAATCGTCTCTCCCGAGATCTTCTCAAAAATATACCCCAGAACATCAAAGCCCCAGTCATTGTAGTGCCACTGTTCGCCCGGACGGTCACGCCCTCTCGGGGGCCGCCGGTTGATGTAGTATTGCATTTCTCTGACTGGCTCAATATAGACTCCAGATCGAGACTTTAAAAGATCGAAAATCGTAGCCTGAAGCTCTACTCTTGTCAGTGGAGCCTGGTCGTCATTGATTCCAAAATCGGCAAGAGAAGCATTCAGATCTATCAGATTGCTGTCCCAAAGAGTTCCA includes the following:
- a CDS encoding serine hydrolase codes for the protein MKFIAMLFLLLFLIGIGFSARADLATYEDLGLSENRVEILLRELDQLNTAAFLVMDIRGRILISHGRVNELFDIHSIKKAFLNGLFGTLWDSNLIDLNASLADFGINDDQAPLTRVELQATIFDLLKSRSGVYIEPVREMQYYINRRPPRGRDRPGEQWHYNDWGFDVLGYIFEKISGETIASAIDKRLLFPLGIPKRDRHSVLSDKEHRYSSFGLRTSAVELAEYGRVMLGSPVNGKNLLSKPWIHLSTSTYSDLGRLGGFGLLWWTSPGGRHFGQNLFKEPVFSSWGFGGQHLILFPSSELILIHLTDVKFGEESKGVSYEQMAEVCKSFLAARLSWVEKAAWFIRKIWLGNQRES